In Cydia pomonella isolate Wapato2018A chromosome 1, ilCydPomo1, whole genome shotgun sequence, one genomic interval encodes:
- the LOC133529154 gene encoding ubiquitin-like protein 5: MLEVTCNDRLGKKVRVKCNPDDTVGDLKKLIAAQTGTRYDKIVLKKWYTVFKDHIKLSDYEIHDGMNLELYYQ; this comes from the exons ATGCTAGAAGTTACTTGCAACGATCGTCTTGGGAAGAAGGTGAGGGTGAAATGCAACCCCGACGACACCGTGGGCGACCTCAAGAAGCTGATTGCAGCGCAGACCGGCACGCGATACGACAAGATAGTACTGAAGAAATGGTACACCGTGTTTAAAGACCACATCAAACTATCGGATT ATGAAATCCACGACGGAATGAACCTGGAGCTCTACTACCAAtaa
- the LOC133529072 gene encoding surfeit locus protein 4 homolog has translation MQIPNEYVSTAEDVADQVIRKGKNVLPTVARLCLISTFLEDGLRMWFQWSEQRDYMDMSWGCGKFLATMFVIINLLGQIGGCVMVLGRLKVDIACGVLFFIVVLQTFAYSILWDMQFLLRNLALIGALLLVVAEARAEGRSLFAGVPSLGENKPKTYLQLAGRILLAFMFITLLRFEVSFVQIVQDILGSILMVLVTIGYRTKLSALMLVLVLTVLNLYHNAWWAVPSYKPLRDFLKYDFFQTLSVIGGLLMIVYLGPGGVSMDEHKKKW, from the exons ATGCAAATTCCAAATGAATACGTTTCTACTGCGGAAGATGTTGCAGATCAG GTGATACGAAAAGGCAAAAATGTCCTGCCCACGGTTGCCAGGCTGTGCCTCATCAGCACGTTCCTCGAGGACGGGCTCCGCATGTGGTTCCAGTGGTCAGAACAGCGCGACTACATGGACATGTCGTGGGGCTGTGGCAAGTTCCTCGCAACCATGTTTGTG ATTATAAATCTGCTGGGTCAGATTGGAGGATGCGTGATGGTGCTCGGGAGGCTGAAGGTGGACATCGCTTGCGGTGTGCTCTTCTTCATTGTAGTTCTTCAG ACATTCGCCTACAGCATACTATGGGACATGCAATTCCTGCTCCGTAACCTCGCCCTCATCGGCGCCCTGTTACTAGTGGTCGCAGAAGCCCGCGCCGAAGGCCGCAGCCTGTTCGCCGGCGTACCGTCCCTGGGAGAGAACAAGCCGAAGACGTACCTCCAGCTCGCTGGGAGGATCCTGCTCGCATTCATGTTCATCACGCTGCTGCGGTTCGAGGTGTCATTCGTACAG ATCGTGCAAGACATCCTCGGCAGCATTCTTATGGTCCTAGTAACAATCGGGTACCGTACCAAATTGTCCGCGCTGATGCTCGTGTTGGTACTCACTGTGCTCAACCTGTACCACAACGCGTGGTGGGCAGTGCCCAGCTACAAGCCGCTTAGGGACTTCCTTAAATACGACTTCTTCCAG ACACTATCCGTGATCGGCGGTCTGCTCATGATCGTCTATTTGGGCCCCGGCGGCGTAAGCATGGACGAACACAAGAAAAAGTGGTAG
- the LOC133528866 gene encoding nucleolar complex protein 4 homolog isoform X1: MRPALICHFNSRPQKPRKVPNELFAKAELILESKKNANVLCEVLEMFNKEEKNYTPLLLTVELIFTSLLKRGEMYEQGKGTGPDGGNAGLIHVRWLRENYHLAFKRVLACMSRGEESSRKQALSSCLKMLSVEGENPTLSKQGIICFPDWRLKSIFQVILDPEQSQSVFIRYIESFAEYRDFQQNALKVLADLKYSKSPSDIYVQNYLELFDMIMKPGLNKKQRPKQPEVYHEKKIYPEDSYLIRRDEMVSDIFDPDICKKYINRCWAFCMQWPLRANEKNHRRALVVLVDRIMPYLTKPVLATDFLCDSLDCGSAISMIALRGIMELVTEHDIDFPDIYDRLYGMFEPDMFATRSKRRLIHITDVFLSSTRVPETMIASFAKRLARLALVASPEDAQELLRLIANMVHRHPGLKRMLKNDQPAILFRLPVQNVPQDPFEMEESRANATNAIQSSLWEIAALKQHFTPEVCASAAKVLALADSGAKPPDIPPSLSDEMQFEGELKKRFKTIEMNFVYVPPTRYWDKEDWKINTFWHLIPDFK, encoded by the exons ATGCGTCCTGCACTCATCTGCCACTTTAACTCACGGCCTCAGAAGCCGAGGAAAGTGCCGAACGAGCTATTCGCAAAAGCGGAATTGATCCTCGAATCCAAGAAAAATGCGAATGTTTTGTGTGAAGTTTTGGAGATGTTTAAC AAAGAAGAGAAGAATTATACACCGCTCCTGTTAACTGTAGAATTAATCTTCACGTCGTTATTAAAGCGCGGTGAAATGTACGAACAAGGCAAAGGCACGGGCCCAGacg GAGGCAACGCCGGCCTTATTCACGTGCGTTGGCTTCGCGAGAACTACCACCTGGCATTCAAGCGCGTGCTGGCCTGTATGAGTCGCGGCGAGGAGAGCTCACGCAAGCAAGCACTGTCTTCATGCTTGAAGATGCTGTCCGTTGAGGGGGAGAATCCAACACTGTCCAAGCAGGGGATTATCTGTTTCCCGGACTGGCGGCTCAAG AGCATCTTCCAAGTGATCCTTGACCCTGAGCAATCGCAGAGCGTCTTCATCCGTTACATCGAGTCGTTTGCCGAGTACCGTGATTTTCAGCAGAACGCGCTCAAAGTGCTCGCCGATTTGAAGTATAGCAA GTCCCCGAGTGATATCTACGTACAAAATTACCTCGAGCTGTTCGACATGATCATGAAACCTGGTCTAAACAAGAAACAGCGGCCCAAACAGCCCGAGGTGTACCACGAGAAGAAGATATACCCTGAAGACAGCTACCTTATTCGGAGGGACG AAATGGTGTCCGACATCTTCGACCCAGATATCTGCAAAAAGTACATCAACCGCTGCTGGGCCTTCTGCATGCAATGGCCCCTCCGGGCGAACGAAAAGAACCACCGCAGGGCTCTAGTTGTGCTGGTCGACCGTATCATGCCGTATTTAACCAAGCCAGTGTTGGCTACCGACTTCTTGTGCGACAGCTTGGATTGCG GTTCCGCCATAAGCATGATAGCCCTCCGCGGGATTATGGAGCTGGTCACCGAACACGACATAGACTTCCCGGACATATACGACCGGCTGTACGGCATGTTCGAACCGGACATGTTCGCCACGCGATCCAAAAGGCGCCTCATACATATTACCGACGTGTTTTTAAGTTCCAC TCGCGTCCCCGAGACCATGATAGCCTCGTTCGCCAAACGGCTCGCCCGATTGGCGCTGGTCGCTTCCCCTGAGGACGCGCAGGAACTGCTGCGGCTGATCGCCAACATGGTGCACAGGCACCCGGGGCTCAAGAGAATGCTCAAGAACGACCAGCCTGCTATAC TCTTTCGACTGCCAGTTCAGAATG TGCCGCAAGACCCGTTCGAGATGGAAGAGTCGAGGGCGAACGCCACCAACGCCATACAATCCTCGCTCTGGGAGATCGCCGCGCTTAA GCAACACTTTACGCCAGAAGTGTGTGCGAGTGCAGCTAAGGTGCTCGCTCTGGCGGACAGCGGGGCTAAGCCGCCCGACATACCGCCATCCTTGTCCGACGAAATG cAATTCGAAGGGGAACTCAAGAAGAGGTTCAAGACGATCGAGATGAATTTCGTATACGTGCCACCCACACGCTACTGGGATAAGGAGGACTGGAAAATTAACACGTTCTGGCATCTGATTCCCGACTTTAAATAA
- the LOC133528866 gene encoding nucleolar complex protein 4 homolog isoform X2, protein MRPALICHFNSRPQKPRKVPNELFAKAELILESKKNANVLCEVLEMFNKEEKNYTPLLLTVELIFTSLLKRGEMYEQGKGTGPDGGNAGLIHVRWLRENYHLAFKRVLACMSRGEESSRKQALSSCLKMLSVEGENPTLSKQGIICFPDWRLKSIFQVILDPEQSQSVFIRYIESFAEYRDFQQNALKVLADLKYSKSPSDIYVQNYLELFDMIMKPGLNKKQRPKQPEVYHEKKIYPEDSYLIRRDEMVSDIFDPDICKKYINRCWAFCMQWPLRANEKNHRRALVVLVDRIMPYLTKPVLATDFLCDSLDCGSAISMIALRGIMELVTEHDIDFPDIYDRLYGMFEPDMFATRSKRRLIHITDVFLSSTRVPETMIASFAKRLARLALVASPEDAQELLRLIANMVHRHPGLKRMLKNDQPAILPQDPFEMEESRANATNAIQSSLWEIAALKQHFTPEVCASAAKVLALADSGAKPPDIPPSLSDEMQFEGELKKRFKTIEMNFVYVPPTRYWDKEDWKINTFWHLIPDFK, encoded by the exons ATGCGTCCTGCACTCATCTGCCACTTTAACTCACGGCCTCAGAAGCCGAGGAAAGTGCCGAACGAGCTATTCGCAAAAGCGGAATTGATCCTCGAATCCAAGAAAAATGCGAATGTTTTGTGTGAAGTTTTGGAGATGTTTAAC AAAGAAGAGAAGAATTATACACCGCTCCTGTTAACTGTAGAATTAATCTTCACGTCGTTATTAAAGCGCGGTGAAATGTACGAACAAGGCAAAGGCACGGGCCCAGacg GAGGCAACGCCGGCCTTATTCACGTGCGTTGGCTTCGCGAGAACTACCACCTGGCATTCAAGCGCGTGCTGGCCTGTATGAGTCGCGGCGAGGAGAGCTCACGCAAGCAAGCACTGTCTTCATGCTTGAAGATGCTGTCCGTTGAGGGGGAGAATCCAACACTGTCCAAGCAGGGGATTATCTGTTTCCCGGACTGGCGGCTCAAG AGCATCTTCCAAGTGATCCTTGACCCTGAGCAATCGCAGAGCGTCTTCATCCGTTACATCGAGTCGTTTGCCGAGTACCGTGATTTTCAGCAGAACGCGCTCAAAGTGCTCGCCGATTTGAAGTATAGCAA GTCCCCGAGTGATATCTACGTACAAAATTACCTCGAGCTGTTCGACATGATCATGAAACCTGGTCTAAACAAGAAACAGCGGCCCAAACAGCCCGAGGTGTACCACGAGAAGAAGATATACCCTGAAGACAGCTACCTTATTCGGAGGGACG AAATGGTGTCCGACATCTTCGACCCAGATATCTGCAAAAAGTACATCAACCGCTGCTGGGCCTTCTGCATGCAATGGCCCCTCCGGGCGAACGAAAAGAACCACCGCAGGGCTCTAGTTGTGCTGGTCGACCGTATCATGCCGTATTTAACCAAGCCAGTGTTGGCTACCGACTTCTTGTGCGACAGCTTGGATTGCG GTTCCGCCATAAGCATGATAGCCCTCCGCGGGATTATGGAGCTGGTCACCGAACACGACATAGACTTCCCGGACATATACGACCGGCTGTACGGCATGTTCGAACCGGACATGTTCGCCACGCGATCCAAAAGGCGCCTCATACATATTACCGACGTGTTTTTAAGTTCCAC TCGCGTCCCCGAGACCATGATAGCCTCGTTCGCCAAACGGCTCGCCCGATTGGCGCTGGTCGCTTCCCCTGAGGACGCGCAGGAACTGCTGCGGCTGATCGCCAACATGGTGCACAGGCACCCGGGGCTCAAGAGAATGCTCAAGAACGACCAGCCTGCTATAC TGCCGCAAGACCCGTTCGAGATGGAAGAGTCGAGGGCGAACGCCACCAACGCCATACAATCCTCGCTCTGGGAGATCGCCGCGCTTAA GCAACACTTTACGCCAGAAGTGTGTGCGAGTGCAGCTAAGGTGCTCGCTCTGGCGGACAGCGGGGCTAAGCCGCCCGACATACCGCCATCCTTGTCCGACGAAATG cAATTCGAAGGGGAACTCAAGAAGAGGTTCAAGACGATCGAGATGAATTTCGTATACGTGCCACCCACACGCTACTGGGATAAGGAGGACTGGAAAATTAACACGTTCTGGCATCTGATTCCCGACTTTAAATAA